One genomic region from Leptolyngbyaceae cyanobacterium JSC-12 encodes:
- a CDS encoding hypothetical protein (IMG reference gene:2510096077) → MSQQCAPVQIHSYIQQLRLENDELRRYLDAQKKVVASLERRVGRSLESLGVHLEQLSANVSTTLDWQTSVEFVQSEVSSLTDLLSDAMLLQKLEAGKVEVHLEPLPIVPLLSCVSRHLADEKAGKPTRLLCEYDASLPPVWASQELLEAVLTDLLARSLRYSDSDSPVVLSAKAVEHQVLIDITAQRFAPIGNLDFATEIVLCCRRVEVQQGKITCQQRPDGLQTVTLAFKSVAI, encoded by the coding sequence ATGTCCCAGCAATGTGCCCCGGTTCAAATCCATTCCTACATCCAACAGTTGCGTCTGGAAAATGACGAACTGCGCCGTTATCTGGATGCACAGAAGAAGGTGGTTGCTTCTCTGGAGCGTCGAGTGGGGCGATCGCTGGAGTCTCTCGGCGTACACCTGGAGCAGCTATCTGCAAACGTCAGCACGACACTCGATTGGCAGACGAGCGTTGAATTTGTTCAGAGTGAAGTGAGTTCCCTGACCGACTTACTTTCAGATGCAATGTTGCTCCAAAAACTGGAAGCCGGAAAAGTTGAAGTTCATCTGGAGCCATTGCCGATTGTACCTTTGCTTTCCTGCGTAAGCCGTCACCTAGCAGATGAGAAAGCTGGAAAACCAACCCGGTTGCTTTGTGAATACGATGCTTCGTTGCCGCCTGTTTGGGCAAGCCAGGAACTTTTAGAGGCAGTTTTAACAGATTTACTCGCCAGGAGCTTGCGCTATTCAGATAGTGACTCACCAGTTGTGTTGAGTGCGAAAGCTGTTGAGCATCAAGTTTTGATTGATATTACAGCGCAACGATTTGCTCCGATCGGTAATCTTGATTTTGCGACTGAAATTGTCTTGTGCTGCCGTAGAGTTGAAGTACAGCAGGGTAAGATTACGTGTCAACAGCGCCCTGATGGTTTACAAACGGTGACTCTGGCATTCAAGTCGGTAGCGATTTAA
- a CDS encoding hypothetical protein (IMG reference gene:2510096072), with amino-acid sequence MATRERDSLVQLIPFSPLLHSSTGLPRDLRHPLQCQSITRLASTCHEFKPGSITGIARQESDIRTIEFLMFIMVSHQLLPYAFSELFAQASTTRKLTLADRYGILAALCDNSMTSDEMQALDRLFYAIRKGYVQVVNDLSTVV; translated from the coding sequence GTGGCAACCCGCGAGCGCGACAGCCTGGTACAGCTAATTCCCTTTTCACCGTTGCTGCATTCCTCTACCGGACTTCCCCGTGATCTCCGTCACCCGCTGCAATGCCAATCCATCACCCGTCTAGCCTCAACATGTCACGAATTTAAGCCAGGGTCTATCACTGGAATCGCCAGGCAGGAAAGCGATATTAGAACCATCGAGTTCCTAATGTTCATCATGGTTTCTCACCAGTTGCTTCCTTACGCATTTTCTGAACTGTTTGCTCAGGCTTCGACAACTCGCAAGCTGACGCTAGCAGATCGGTATGGCATTTTGGCAGCGCTATGTGACAACTCTATGACTTCTGATGAGATGCAAGCGTTGGATCGACTGTTCTATGCCATCCGTAAAGGATATGTGCAAGTAGTCAATGACCTTTCCACTGTTGTGTAG
- a CDS encoding phosphoketolase (IMG reference gene:2510096078~PFAM: XFP N-terminal domain; D-xylulose 5-phosphate/D-fructose 6-phosphate phosphoketolase; XFP C-terminal domain), translated as MVATPPRPTVDISSISAFGTARSTIQGAPLSPEELRKIHAFWRAANYLAVGMIYLRSNPLLREPLQPEHIKQRLLGHWGSSPGISFLYTHLNRVIQKFDQDMLFVVGAGHGAPGFLGPCYLEGTYSEVYPDKSEDEEGLLKFFKQFSFPGGIGSHCTPETPGSIHEGGELGYSISHAYGAAFDNPDLIVVAMPGDGESETGPLATSWHSNKFINPIRDGAVLPVLHLNGYKINNPTILARISHDELKALFAGYGYTPYFVEGSDPESMHQAMAATLDHCISEIKRIQQEARSSGVPSRPRWPMIIMRTPKGWTGPADVDGHKVEGFWRSHQVPMGGMRSNPEHLRMLEEWMRSYKPEELFDSNGTLLPEIKDVAPRGTKRLGATPYANGGILRRNLKMPDFRQYGVAVDKPGVIEAENTKPLGVFLRDVMKCNMHNFRVFGPDENTSNKLQAIYEVSKKFWIAEFLPEDLDGGELSPDGRVMEMLSEHTLEGWLEGYLLTGRHGFFSTYEAFVHVIDSMFNQHAKWLSICNHLGWRHDISSLNLLITSTVWRQDHNGFTHQDPGFLDVVVNKNPEVVRIYMPPDVNSLLSVADHCLRSTNYVNVIVSDKQLHLQYHDMDAAVRNCTKGIDIWEWASTDEGVEPDVVMACAGDIPTQEALAATVLLREHFPDLKIRFINVIDLFKLQPATEHPHGMTDNDFDSLFTLDKPIIFNFHGYPWLIHRLAYRRHNHKNLHVRGYKEKGNINTPMELAIQNEIDRYSLAIDVIDRVPRLKVAGAHAKELFKDEQLACRHYAYEHGIDKPEIVNWKWPY; from the coding sequence ATGGTAGCAACTCCTCCAAGACCGACTGTTGATATTTCTTCAATTAGTGCCTTTGGAACCGCTCGCTCAACCATACAGGGGGCACCCCTTAGCCCTGAAGAACTGCGAAAAATTCATGCCTTCTGGCGTGCCGCGAACTATTTAGCAGTTGGTATGATTTATCTGCGGAGCAATCCATTGCTTAGAGAACCGCTTCAGCCAGAACACATCAAACAACGCTTACTAGGACATTGGGGATCGAGTCCTGGGATTAGTTTCCTCTATACGCATCTCAATCGCGTTATTCAGAAGTTTGATCAAGATATGCTTTTTGTCGTGGGTGCTGGACATGGCGCTCCTGGTTTTTTAGGACCTTGCTATTTGGAAGGAACCTACTCTGAGGTTTACCCGGATAAAAGTGAAGACGAAGAAGGTTTACTAAAGTTCTTCAAACAATTCTCCTTTCCTGGTGGTATCGGGAGTCACTGTACTCCTGAAACACCAGGTTCAATCCATGAAGGAGGGGAACTGGGCTACAGCATTTCTCATGCCTACGGTGCAGCCTTTGACAACCCAGATTTAATTGTGGTTGCGATGCCTGGAGATGGCGAATCAGAGACCGGCCCGCTGGCAACTTCCTGGCATTCCAACAAGTTCATTAATCCTATTCGGGATGGGGCAGTGTTGCCTGTTTTGCACCTGAATGGTTACAAAATCAACAATCCAACCATTCTGGCTCGGATTAGCCATGATGAGCTGAAAGCGCTATTTGCAGGGTATGGATACACGCCTTACTTTGTAGAAGGCTCTGACCCAGAATCAATGCACCAGGCGATGGCCGCAACACTTGATCATTGCATTTCTGAAATCAAACGAATTCAGCAAGAAGCTCGTAGTAGCGGTGTCCCTTCTCGTCCGCGTTGGCCCATGATTATTATGCGAACTCCCAAAGGCTGGACGGGGCCTGCTGATGTGGATGGGCACAAAGTTGAGGGATTTTGGCGATCGCACCAGGTACCCATGGGTGGGATGCGATCGAACCCGGAACACCTCAGAATGCTAGAAGAATGGATGCGGAGCTATAAACCAGAAGAACTGTTTGATAGTAATGGGACGCTTCTGCCGGAAATTAAAGACGTGGCACCCCGAGGAACCAAGCGCCTAGGGGCAACCCCCTACGCCAATGGCGGCATTTTGCGGCGGAATTTGAAAATGCCAGATTTCCGCCAGTACGGGGTAGCTGTTGATAAGCCTGGAGTAATTGAAGCAGAGAACACCAAACCCTTGGGTGTTTTTCTGCGGGATGTAATGAAGTGCAATATGCACAACTTTCGAGTGTTCGGTCCCGATGAAAACACGTCCAACAAATTGCAGGCAATCTACGAAGTTAGTAAAAAGTTCTGGATTGCAGAGTTTTTGCCGGAAGACCTGGATGGTGGCGAACTATCTCCGGATGGGCGCGTTATGGAAATGCTAAGTGAGCATACCCTGGAGGGATGGCTGGAAGGCTATTTATTGACAGGCCGACATGGCTTCTTCTCCACTTACGAGGCATTTGTGCACGTCATCGATTCCATGTTTAACCAACATGCCAAGTGGTTGTCGATCTGCAATCATCTTGGCTGGCGGCATGATATTTCCTCTCTAAATTTATTGATCACTTCAACAGTGTGGCGACAAGACCATAACGGGTTTACTCATCAAGATCCTGGTTTTTTAGATGTGGTGGTCAATAAGAATCCAGAAGTGGTGCGAATTTATATGCCACCAGATGTGAACTCATTATTGTCAGTTGCCGATCATTGTTTGCGGAGTACAAACTATGTGAATGTCATTGTGTCTGACAAGCAGTTGCATTTGCAGTATCACGATATGGATGCAGCAGTTCGCAACTGTACGAAGGGAATTGACATTTGGGAATGGGCAAGTACAGATGAAGGGGTGGAGCCAGATGTGGTGATGGCATGTGCGGGCGATATTCCGACTCAGGAAGCTTTGGCAGCAACGGTGTTATTACGGGAGCATTTCCCTGATTTGAAAATTCGGTTCATTAACGTGATTGATTTGTTTAAGTTGCAACCTGCAACTGAGCATCCTCACGGAATGACGGATAACGATTTCGACAGTTTGTTTACGTTGGATAAGCCGATTATCTTCAATTTCCACGGCTATCCCTGGTTAATTCACCGATTGGCTTATCGTCGTCACAATCACAAAAATTTGCACGTCCGTGGCTACAAGGAAAAGGGAAATATCAATACCCCAATGGAACTCGCGATCCAGAATGAAATCGATCGCTACAGTTTGGCTATTGATGTAATTGATCGAGTACCCAGACTCAAAGTGGCAGGTGCCCATGCAAAAGAGCTATTTAAGGATGAACAACTGGCGTGTCGGCATTATGCCTATGAGCACGGTATTGATAAGCCAGAAATTGTGAACTGGAAATGGCCCTACTAG
- a CDS encoding hypothetical protein (IMG reference gene:2510096074), with translation MLPFVAVPSTIAQEFGKYRDLFCRGAGFEQVSRYVTGLLLSENKTLQGIAGQWVAGGEVGGRRAMHAAVFEAGWRSSELMSHHRAVIAKEHQGRGREVISLDWTLSHHDWGKQIFGVKRSYDYVEHRMSCFQTVVTATIANRHLIDGIDVVVQFPDFSVAEREYLKVTAKSHYDDLDQVRERLIEMLHYHKNRLEYRKRTEIAVEIVRQVEAEGQFPTADYAFDNGVLTVELTTMIESAGKHWVSEVESSRNILWNDQWQRVDAIGLELRIHHPESFRPIQVTCRNGETKPIWAFTKVVRLKKFGRKRLVIVHEQADLQDPPRFLLTDALHWESGRVMQTWSYRWSCEVFHEVSKQHTGLESAQVRNEEAVNRHFRLSCVAQSILQRTACSGAQSERFEFAQGKQTVGQKLYTLTRQAFDDLLQFIVTRCSHGHTNEQILQALLPS, from the coding sequence ATGCTGCCCTTTGTCGCTGTGCCATCGACGATTGCTCAAGAGTTTGGGAAATATCGAGACCTGTTCTGCCGAGGCGCAGGCTTTGAGCAGGTGAGTCGCTATGTGACCGGATTGCTGTTGAGTGAGAACAAAACCTTGCAAGGGATTGCCGGACAATGGGTAGCAGGTGGGGAGGTCGGCGGACGAAGAGCGATGCACGCAGCGGTGTTTGAGGCGGGCTGGAGGAGTTCAGAGTTAATGTCCCATCATCGTGCTGTGATAGCCAAAGAGCATCAGGGGCGAGGGCGAGAAGTCATCAGTCTGGATTGGACGCTCAGCCATCACGATTGGGGCAAGCAGATCTTTGGGGTGAAGCGATCCTATGATTATGTGGAACATCGGATGAGTTGCTTTCAAACGGTGGTGACGGCGACGATTGCGAACCGCCACCTAATTGATGGGATTGACGTGGTGGTGCAGTTTCCAGATTTTTCAGTGGCAGAACGGGAGTATCTGAAGGTGACGGCAAAATCCCACTATGACGATTTAGACCAAGTGCGAGAACGACTGATTGAGATGTTGCATTATCACAAGAATCGATTGGAGTATCGCAAACGCACCGAGATTGCCGTCGAGATTGTGCGCCAAGTGGAAGCGGAAGGACAATTTCCCACCGCCGATTATGCGTTTGACAATGGGGTGTTGACTGTTGAGTTAACCACCATGATTGAGTCCGCAGGAAAACACTGGGTGAGTGAAGTTGAAAGTTCTCGCAACATCTTGTGGAATGACCAATGGCAACGGGTAGATGCGATTGGTTTAGAACTCAGAATCCATCACCCAGAGAGCTTTCGCCCGATTCAAGTCACTTGCCGCAACGGCGAAACGAAACCGATTTGGGCATTTACCAAAGTCGTGCGCCTCAAGAAGTTTGGACGCAAGCGATTGGTCATCGTCCACGAGCAAGCAGATTTACAAGACCCACCTCGCTTCCTGCTCACCGATGCGTTGCATTGGGAAAGTGGGCGAGTCATGCAGACTTGGAGTTATCGATGGTCCTGCGAGGTCTTTCATGAGGTGAGCAAACAGCACACCGGGCTAGAGTCGGCTCAGGTGCGGAACGAGGAAGCGGTCAACCGTCACTTCCGTCTTAGTTGCGTGGCGCAGTCGATTCTGCAACGGACTGCCTGTTCTGGCGCACAATCTGAACGATTTGAGTTTGCTCAAGGCAAGCAAACGGTGGGACAGAAGCTCTATACCCTCACTCGTCAAGCCTTTGATGATTTGCTGCAATTCATTGTGACGCGATGTTCTCACGGACATACAAATGAACAGATTTTACAAGCTCTCCTCCCCAGTTGA
- a CDS encoding putative ABC-type transport system, permease component (IMG reference gene:2510096075~PFAM: Branched-chain amino acid transport system / permease component) has translation MSNSLTFVSDYLAASLRLSVPLAFAALGGLFSERSGVLNIALEGMLLTGAFVSAAVTFYAGNGWIGILAAIAAGGLIGVLHAYLSVTLHVNQLVSGLAINLSVAGLTAFGSRLVFTTETTQKLPGIETIALPGLSQIPILGTLLFNQDWLVYLLLMLIPCITYLLFHTSLGLTLRAVGEYPKAADTAGIRVGRVRYLSVILSGCLAALGGAYLVLIHVRFFTEGISAGKGFIALAALIFGRWHPVYTVLACFLFGATEALQLRVQAFNLNIPYQLLTMLPYVIALFALVGLAGKSTPPAALGIPYVKESSED, from the coding sequence GTGAGTAATTCCCTGACTTTTGTTTCTGATTACCTTGCTGCCAGTTTACGCCTATCAGTGCCCTTAGCGTTTGCTGCTCTGGGAGGATTGTTTTCCGAACGTTCTGGCGTCCTTAACATTGCGCTAGAAGGAATGCTGCTGACGGGAGCATTTGTGAGTGCCGCAGTTACCTTTTACGCAGGCAATGGATGGATCGGCATTTTGGCAGCGATCGCAGCAGGTGGTCTAATCGGGGTGCTCCATGCCTATCTGAGCGTGACGCTGCACGTGAATCAACTTGTCTCAGGGTTAGCTATTAATCTTTCAGTCGCAGGGCTTACAGCATTTGGCTCTCGCTTAGTGTTTACAACCGAAACCACCCAGAAGCTGCCAGGGATTGAAACTATCGCGCTCCCCGGACTTAGCCAGATCCCCATACTAGGAACCCTCTTGTTTAATCAAGATTGGCTGGTGTACCTGTTGTTGATGTTGATTCCTTGTATTACCTACCTGCTGTTTCATACTAGTTTGGGACTCACTCTGCGAGCAGTTGGCGAATATCCCAAAGCTGCGGATACTGCTGGAATTCGGGTTGGACGAGTGCGCTATCTTAGTGTGATTTTAAGCGGCTGTTTAGCAGCATTGGGGGGAGCTTACTTGGTGCTGATTCATGTGCGTTTCTTTACGGAGGGGATCAGCGCAGGCAAGGGGTTTATTGCATTGGCGGCATTGATTTTTGGACGTTGGCATCCTGTTTACACAGTGCTTGCTTGTTTTTTGTTTGGTGCCACCGAAGCCCTGCAACTTCGGGTTCAGGCGTTCAATTTGAATATTCCATACCAACTTTTAACAATGTTGCCTTATGTGATTGCGCTGTTCGCTCTAGTGGGGTTAGCAGGAAAATCAACGCCTCCTGCCGCGTTAGGGATTCCTTATGTCAAGGAAAGCTCAGAAGATTAG
- a CDS encoding ABC-type uncharacterized transport system, permease component (IMG reference gene:2510096073~PFAM: Branched-chain amino acid transport system / permease component) — protein sequence MKRNRWLPVVSPVAAIALALLMGAGLIAIAGVSPLKAYSVLFSEALLNYYGIGNTLTKMAPLLLASLGVLIALKVGQFNIGGEGQIYLGGLGSAVIGLYVQGLPALIHMPLALLGGFALGALWGFIPGYLKAMRGVNEVITTLLLNYVAQNLISYLVSGPMLEKNAPSPFSPPIAPSAQLPILLPQTQTHAGIAIGLLATVIVWILLAFTPFGYQIEAVGQNPIAARYAGIPVRRTIIGAMAAAGGLAGLAGAGEVMGLKYRLFENFSPGYGFDAIAIAILSRGNLAAVVLISLFFGALRSGASVMQRSAGVPVTIVYAIQGLTVLFIHDLASYPERKKISRKCRRR from the coding sequence ATGAAGCGAAATCGATGGTTGCCTGTTGTTTCGCCAGTGGCGGCGATTGCTCTTGCCCTATTGATGGGCGCAGGTTTGATTGCGATTGCGGGAGTCAGTCCACTAAAAGCCTATTCGGTTCTGTTTAGTGAGGCATTGTTGAACTACTACGGGATTGGCAATACATTGACGAAAATGGCACCGCTCTTGCTCGCCAGCTTGGGGGTACTGATTGCCCTCAAAGTGGGACAGTTCAACATTGGCGGCGAAGGACAAATTTACCTGGGTGGGTTAGGCAGTGCAGTAATTGGGCTATATGTGCAGGGATTACCTGCTCTCATTCATATGCCGCTAGCGTTGCTAGGAGGCTTTGCTCTGGGTGCACTGTGGGGCTTCATTCCCGGTTATTTGAAGGCAATGCGAGGTGTCAATGAAGTAATCACAACCTTGCTGCTCAACTACGTTGCCCAAAACCTGATCAGCTACTTGGTGAGTGGTCCTATGCTGGAGAAAAACGCTCCCAGTCCTTTTAGTCCACCGATCGCTCCCTCTGCCCAATTACCGATTCTGTTACCCCAAACCCAGACCCATGCTGGGATTGCTATTGGGTTACTGGCAACGGTAATTGTGTGGATACTCCTGGCATTCACGCCTTTTGGTTACCAGATTGAAGCAGTTGGACAAAACCCAATCGCTGCTCGGTATGCGGGGATTCCTGTTCGCCGCACAATTATCGGGGCAATGGCAGCAGCAGGCGGATTGGCAGGGTTAGCAGGAGCTGGTGAGGTAATGGGCTTAAAATATCGCCTGTTTGAAAACTTCTCCCCTGGTTATGGGTTTGATGCAATTGCGATCGCCATTCTCAGTCGTGGCAATTTGGCAGCCGTGGTTTTGATCTCGCTATTTTTTGGAGCACTCCGCAGCGGTGCTAGTGTCATGCAGCGAAGTGCAGGGGTGCCCGTCACGATTGTTTATGCCATTCAAGGTCTAACCGTTTTATTCATTCACGACTTGGCAAGTTACCCAGAAAGGAAAAAGATAAGCAGAAAATGTAGGAGACGTTAG
- a CDS encoding hypothetical protein (IMG reference gene:2510096071), translating to MQENQVQPDMQLIETITQVLETGLLPMAVERKLLNLLDSKEMSEAEIVLIDRLIEALAQGEVQATA from the coding sequence GTGCAAGAAAATCAGGTGCAGCCAGATATGCAATTAATTGAAACAATCACTCAGGTGCTTGAAACAGGCTTACTACCAATGGCCGTAGAACGCAAACTGCTTAATTTATTAGACTCGAAAGAAATGAGCGAAGCTGAGATAGTTTTGATTGATCGGTTAATCGAAGCACTGGCACAGGGAGAGGTGCAAGCGACCGCCTGA
- a CDS encoding beta-galactosidase (IMG reference gene:2510096070~PFAM: Glycosyl hydrolase family 1~TIGRFAM: beta-galactosidase) has product MTSYQFPSNFLWGAATSAYQIEGAANEDGRKPSVWDVFSARRGRVLHGDTGAVANDHYHRYESDIAWMVKLGIKHYRFSIAWPRVIPDGRGQVNETGVDFYRRLVDRLLDNGITPHATLFHWDSPQALETKYGSWRSREIATDFADYCTAVVQRLGDRITHWMTLNEIVCFTHMGYDVVQTPQHAPGTRVLRRKDVWQTSHHALLAHGLGCQAIRAATPQPCLISLVDNPSITVPLTESAADIAAAQRAFHVNWANGGIIFPALTGAHSDVQWQQLGNDAPDILPGDLEIIHQPIDALGLNIYTGTYVRAANNPQGFEFLNYAKGYPRLHMPWLWIVPDAIYWAVRHISDILQRPDLPLLITENGCAAQDEVTAHGEVLDTDRILYLREHLRSLHRAVTEGYPVRGYFAWSLMDNFEWSWGYARRFGLLYNNFRTQQRVPKASFHWYAECIRQNRVV; this is encoded by the coding sequence ATGACTAGCTACCAATTTCCGAGTAATTTTCTTTGGGGAGCCGCAACTTCTGCTTACCAGATTGAGGGTGCAGCCAATGAAGATGGGCGTAAACCAAGTGTGTGGGATGTGTTTAGTGCTCGTCGGGGACGGGTGTTGCATGGTGACACGGGTGCTGTTGCCAATGATCACTATCATCGTTATGAGAGCGATATTGCCTGGATGGTAAAGTTGGGCATCAAGCACTATCGCTTTAGCATTGCCTGGCCACGGGTGATTCCTGATGGGCGGGGACAGGTAAACGAAACAGGCGTCGATTTTTACCGACGTCTGGTTGATCGCTTACTTGACAATGGCATCACACCCCATGCCACCTTATTTCACTGGGACAGTCCTCAAGCACTGGAAACCAAATACGGCTCCTGGCGCAGCCGAGAAATTGCAACGGATTTTGCAGATTATTGCACAGCAGTAGTGCAGCGGTTGGGCGATCGCATAACGCACTGGATGACCCTCAACGAAATTGTTTGCTTTACGCACATGGGCTATGACGTGGTTCAAACACCTCAACACGCTCCTGGCACTCGTGTGCTGCGTCGTAAGGATGTCTGGCAGACCTCCCATCATGCGTTGCTGGCTCATGGGCTGGGGTGTCAGGCAATTCGTGCCGCTACCCCCCAGCCCTGCTTGATCTCGCTGGTTGATAATCCCTCAATTACTGTGCCACTGACTGAATCTGCTGCAGATATTGCCGCGGCTCAACGAGCATTTCATGTGAATTGGGCGAATGGAGGGATTATTTTTCCGGCATTAACTGGAGCTCACAGCGATGTGCAATGGCAGCAGCTTGGCAACGATGCCCCAGATATCCTTCCTGGTGATCTGGAAATTATTCATCAGCCAATTGATGCGCTTGGGCTTAATATCTACACGGGAACTTACGTTCGAGCCGCGAACAATCCTCAAGGTTTTGAATTTCTCAACTATGCTAAGGGCTACCCTCGGCTTCATATGCCTTGGCTATGGATTGTTCCGGATGCGATTTACTGGGCAGTGCGCCATATTTCTGATATCTTGCAACGCCCGGATTTACCCCTGCTGATTACAGAAAATGGTTGTGCTGCTCAGGACGAAGTGACTGCTCACGGTGAAGTTTTGGATACGGATCGAATTTTATATTTGAGAGAACATTTGCGATCGCTGCACCGGGCTGTAACAGAAGGGTACCCAGTTCGAGGATATTTTGCCTGGAGCTTAATGGATAACTTTGAGTGGTCTTGGGGATATGCTCGCCGTTTTGGGCTGCTCTACAACAACTTTCGCACACAACAACGAGTTCCCAAAGCCAGCTTTCACTGGTATGCCGAATGCATTCGACAAAACCGCGTGGTTTGA
- a CDS encoding hypothetical protein (IMG reference gene:2510096076), translating to MKYGLYALWVLAVAMIAPLSPAIAQVAEEPISAAVQKQTDSFFAKPLEIGQSEASSSHHSSATRERLTSVANSIQAKPDNSSAQPSVSSDLIPRDLIRTSSKVLSDSHPLEVFQSSTPNRSVGINLNKL from the coding sequence ATGAAATACGGATTGTATGCTTTGTGGGTATTGGCTGTTGCGATGATCGCCCCCCTGTCACCTGCGATCGCTCAAGTTGCAGAAGAACCAATTTCTGCCGCAGTTCAAAAACAAACCGATTCTTTTTTTGCAAAGCCATTGGAAATTGGACAGTCTGAGGCATCCTCCAGTCACCACTCTTCAGCAACTCGAGAGAGATTAACCAGCGTTGCTAACTCTATTCAAGCCAAGCCAGACAATAGTTCGGCACAACCAAGTGTTTCCAGCGATTTAATCCCTAGAGACTTGATTCGCACCTCATCCAAGGTTCTTTCAGATTCTCATCCACTTGAAGTGTTTCAAAGCTCGACGCCCAACCGCAGCGTAGGCATCAATCTCAACAAACTTTGA